The Diadema setosum chromosome 1, eeDiaSeto1, whole genome shotgun sequence genome has a window encoding:
- the LOC140233776 gene encoding dehydrogenase/reductase SDR family member 7-like: MALQTIYLVALCLAAVFILLSIRVLYFVALMLLVTFVVCFFILMVSDGDLTLMLYDSFGDNGDNLQGRVIWITGASSGIGEELAYQLAQKGAKVVLSARRVNELNRVYQKCISFPGVSPDDVYVLPMDATQYDSHSKLAASIVERYDTIDVLVNNSGRSQRALVEDCKFEVDRAILDVNLLGPISLCKAALPVMIRNGFGQIVNISSATGKMPAPLSSAYCASKHGMHGFFDTVRSELSNKNIGVTMVCPGPVVSSIVENAYREDFSRPPSKSYDGSADRNYRVLMSTERCVELTVVALANRLNEVWIARQPILLFYYMAQYAPGVTRWLTPVIGRRRVKEYRESQH, from the exons ATGGCTCTCCAAACGATCTATCTCGTTGCACTGTGTCTCGCGGCAGTCTTCATTCTCCTCTCCATTCGTGTCCTCTACTTTGTCGCCCTCATGCTGCTGGTGACGTTTGTGGTCTGTTTCTTTATTCTAATGGTCTCCGACGGAGACCTCACACTAATGCTTTATGATAGCTTTGGAGACAATGGAG ATAACTTACAGGGCAGAGTGATCTGGATTACAGGTGCTTCCAGCGGGATTGGGGAAGAACTTGCCTATCAGCTTGCACAGAAG GGTGCTAAAGTCGTTCTATCAGCTCGCAGGGTCAATGAGCTGAACAGAGTCTACCAAAAGTGCATCAGCTTCCCGGGCGTGAGTCCAGACGATGTGTATGTCCTCCCTATGGATGCCACACAGTATGACAGCCACTCAAAGCTAGCTGCATCGATTGTTGAAAGATATGACACA ATTGATGTCCTGGTCAACAACAGTGGGCGCAGCCAGCGGGCACTTGTGGAGGACTGCAAGTTTGAAGTGGACAGGGCTATCCTTGATGTCAACCTGCTGGGTCCCATCTCACTCTGCAAGGCTGCCCTGCCCGTCATGATCCGCAATGGCTTCGGGCAGATTGTCAACATAAGCAGTGCTACAGGGAAGATGCCAGCCCCACTCTCTTCTGCCTACTGTGCATCCAAACATGGCATGCAC GGTTTCTTTGACACAGTCAGGAGTGAGCTGTCCAACAAGAATATAGGCGTTACAATGGTGTGTCCTGGCCCCGTGGTCTCCAGCATTGTTGAAAATGCATACAGGGAGGATTTCAGCAGG CCTCCATCCAAGTCATATGATGGCTCAGCAGATCGCAACTACCGAGTCCTGATGAGCACGGAAAGATGCGTGGAACTCACTGTGGTTGCCTTGGCAAACAGACTCAATGAGGTGTGGATCGCGAGGCAGCCAATCCTCCTCTTCTACTACATGGCCCAGTATGCCCCTGGTGTTACTAGATG gTTAACCCCAGTGATTGGGCGGAGACGTGTTAAGGAATACAGGGAATCGCAA CATTGA